The genomic stretch gtgtgaGATTTAGTGGCACCTAGTGGGATAAACTAGGCAGAAATGGGATATAAtgttcacaaatgtgttttaatttgtgtataagCAGCTGAAATTaagcatatttgtgtttttgttacattaaAATGAGCCTGTTATATCtactatttaaaaaattgcTTTAAGGAGTGTAGTTTTGAAGTCTTAACTTTGCATTTTGACCGTTGCcttcttggatttttggagccagaagttgGGACCATATTTGGGAAAAGAGGGTGGAGTTGGTTAACTGTGATTATGTTAACTTTTGCAAATggaaaaacaggcttaaaaaccaataaaacaaaatatagttTATTCTTTATAACTTTGCATAGTatgaacatttcagaaaagtAATACCAACTTATCTGCTGTTTCAGAGTTTTTTTCCACTCTGACCATGAAAACaattctctgaaaaaacaatgaatacatatagtggtcatatttaaaatattcatatattgaacattgtgcaaaatgttgtcaatctgcagcttctgtgcaaaataatgtcATAGCATTGTTGAAATTGCATCAttttttcttaagacatctcaggctgttcatctgttttgtgaaTAGATGGTTTTcttatagtaaatatataatttacagGTTACTATTATACTGGtccggcccacttgagatcaaattgggctttATGTGGCTCCTGAACTAAGATGAGTGTGACACCCATTGCCTTAGGgttgggtatcatttaaaacattacgataccagtaccaatccaagtccccttaaagtgatactgataccaactgagtacttcattatatactcattaatgcatttaatgcTCTttcttttatccggtgtaacaggcgtgtagtgtagacacactttagagcagtggtctccaaccctgctcctggagagctactgccctgcatgttttaggtatctcctcactctacctcgttatcaagcagctgagcctcgtcaaagggcttgataacgagttgattattagaatcaggtgtgttagagtgaggagatacctaaaacatgcagggcagtagctctccaggagcagggttggagaccactgctttagagcgtttaggtggcatcttggttgctgaactgctaagcacgctaactcaaattcaccacgacttcaccaccacagacgggttgtagctgctgttgcagtggaccaatcacatgttgcgtTTCATCGAAGAACGCTtgagttgattggctgtgaggaAGTCCATAGGAATAGTCatgttttctagctctgggtgcaaaaaaggATCAATTGTAGGTATCAATTGACGGAAGATGTTTGGATTCttcttggtatcgatttatttcggacttactgctagatgccactaaatcctacacactagtcctttaagtaaaaatatcaaaaccataatgttaaaatactgcagtcatttttatttattttattccacacttttattaatgtttacCCCATGATCATCATAATTATGCCTGTGGTTTCATTTAGTCTCTCTAAAGTACATTAGTCAActtttgttgcttttaaatgtgatcTATAAATGAATTGACTtgactattaaattaattgccaactaaTTTGATAATCAAATGATTGTCATCTTAGGTTTTGAGATTTCTTGACATTTTATGGATGAAGCAACTAATCAGccaattgagaaaataatcaacagattcatTGATAAAAAATAAGTCGTAgctttattcttcttctttacaccataattgctgcttttcagtcactttttgcatgttttgcacCTTTTTCCTCACAGTAGCTGATGTTGAGAGAAGAGCCAGATCGCTCCGCACTCAGTATGGGAGGGTGTTGTGGCATCCAGAGAAGGTCAGCACCTTCCAGCAAAAGATGCTGAGGGAGAAACTGGACTTTCTGAGGCCTTACATCGTCCGTAGACGAGGTGAATTGTACTTGGTAAGTAGAAACCGATGAACGAACACTTGTACTATAACTAGACtgtagatttttttatatttctaacCCCTTTATTTTTTGCAGGAGGACAAGTTTGAcgatcaggaggaggaggaggacgacgatgaggaggaggagctggagactGAAGGAAGTGTCGACCAGGAGATGGGAAGCACATTCGGAAGCCCGTTGGACGCTGACTCAGGCGGACGAGACCAGGACGAGGAGCTTCAATTCGTAACCTCCCCATCGAACCCCCCTCCCCAGCACTCTCCGAACCCACAGCCTCAAGTCACAGAAGTCATGTCTTTGAGCTGCGACCGCCACAATCACGACGAAGGTTCTCCCCTCGATCAGCCCGATCACACAGCCGCGCCAAACGCAACATCCAAATACGACATATTACAGCAGTTCGCAGAGGTAATGTTGGCGGATATGCGTCAGATTAAAGATCCTATCGTGCTCATGAGGCTCCGCCGAGATATCACCGACCTGGTGTTCAAAGCGGTGGAGGAGGACGTGCAGAGAAG from Scomber scombrus chromosome 13, fScoSco1.1, whole genome shotgun sequence encodes the following:
- the LOC133992653 gene encoding uncharacterized protein LOC133992653, whose protein sequence is MTHFRGQIRGPHWGPTMDNMLIDFWRKHECLFNSSLETYYDKRLKTKLWTEFAVSIGKPVADVERRARSLRTQYGRVLWHPEKVSTFQQKMLREKLDFLRPYIVRRRGELYLEDKFDDQEEEEDDDEEEELETEGSVDQEMGSTFGSPLDADSGGRDQDEELQFVTSPSNPPPQHSPNPQPQVTEVMSLSCDRHNHDEGSPLDQPDHTAAPNATSKYDILQQFAEVMLADMRQIKDPIVLMRLRRDITDLVFKAVEEDVQRRCVRSPSIPSLGQGAHFQSSSRPQQPPPYSQSSSWRQRFMRRKSKGSEMGRRTQRWEEVKHMRKTSRSQLLLLQPVQQSEALEGVNESIAQAMIQASEIKTETEPHAVKIDEESPPMV